The genomic segment ATCCATGCAAGATCAGCGAAAATCGATGATTCAGGGCTCGTGAGGCGGTTCGTTTCGCGCGTGACTCGCATCGGCCGACATCGAACGCCATCCATATTCGCTTGGGCACGTGAAAATGACCAACATGGACGAGGTCTATCAAGCCATTCACGATCTGGAACCGGCCGTGATCGGGCTGGAAGGGCTCGGGCGCGTGCTGGCCGGGCTGGCGGAACTCGCGCAGGCGAGCGAACAGCCGTTGGACAGCCGACTTCTTGCCGCCCTGGCCGAACAGACCGGGGCCATCGCGGATCAGGGTCGCGTGCGGTTCGGCATCGCGCAGAACGTCGCCACCGCCGCCAACCGGACCGCACAGCATTCCCGGTGACACCCGCGCCGCCACCCGGCTAGGCTGCGGCCAGCGACGACCGGGCGGAGGCTGAGACGTGAGCGGGAACGGCGATCGGCGGGCGCGCAGCGAGCGCGCGGGGACGCTGCCGGGCTTCGAGAGTGAGCGCGCGGGCGGCACCGGGCGCTGGCAGATCTGGGTGGACCGCGGCGGCACCTTCACCGATGTCGTCGGCCGCCGCCCCGACGGCGCGCTCGTCACCCACAAGCTGCTCTCCGACAACCCGGAGCAGTACGCCGACGCCGCCATCCAGGGCATCCGCGACCTGCTGGGCATCTCCCAGGCCGAGCCCATCCCGGCCGAGCGCATCGACGCCGTGAAGATGGGCACCACGGTCGCCACCAACGCCCTGCTGGAGCGCACGGGCGAGCGCACGGCCCTCGTCACCACGCGCGGCTTCCGCGACGCCCTGCGCATCGCCTACCAGAACCGGCCCGAGCTGTTCGCCCGCCACATCGTCCTGCCCGAGCTGCTGCACGAGGCGACCGTCGAGGTGGACGAGCGCATCACGGCCGACGGCACCGTGGTGGCGGAACCCGACCCCGAGGCCGTGCGCGCCGAGCTCGAAGACCTCTACGCCCAGGGCATCCGCGCCGTCGCCGTGGCCTTCCTGCACGGCTACCGCCACGCCGAGCACGAGCGCCAAGTGGCCGAGATCGCGCGCGCTGTCGGCTTCCCGCAGGTCTCCACCAGCCACGACGCCAGCCCGCTGATGAAGCTGGTCTCGCGCGGCGACACCACGGTCGTGGACGCTTACCTCTCGCCCATCCTGCGGCGCTACGTGGATCAGGTCGCCGGGGAGCTGGGCGACGTGCGGCTGATGTTCATGCAGTCCAACGGCGGGCTGGCGGACGCGCGCGTCTTTCGCGGCAAGGACGCCATCCTCTCCGGCCCGGCGGGCGGCATCGTCGGCGCCGCGCGCACTGCGCAGATGGCGGGCTTCGAGAAGATCATCTCCTTCGACATGGGCGGCACCTCCACCGACGTCGCGCACCACGCCGGCGAGCTGGAGCGCGCCTTCGAAACCCGCATCGCCGGGGTGCGCATGCGCGCGCCCATGCTGCAGATCCACACCGTCGCGGCGGGCGGCGGCTCCATCCTCCACTTCGACGGCGGGCGCTACCGCGTCGGCCCCGACAGCGCCGGCGCCAACCCCGGCCCCGCGAGCTACCGGCGCGGCGGGCCGCTGACCGTGACCGACGCCAACGTCATGCTCGGCCGCGTCCAGCCCGACTTCTTCCCGCACGTCTTCGGGCCCGACGCCGACCAGCCGCTGGACGCCGACGCCGTTCACCGCAAGTTCGCCGAGCTGGCCGACGAGATTGCGCGCGCCACGGGCGACACGCGCGGGCCGGCCGAGGTGGCCGAGGGCTTCCGCCGCATCGCCGTCGCCAACATGGCCAACGCCATCAAGCAGATCTCCATCCAGCGCGGGCACGACGTCACGGGCTACACCCTCACCAGCTTCGGCGGCGCGGGCGGCCAGCACGCCTGCGACATCGCCGACACGCTCGGCATCACGCGCATCTTCCTGCACCCCTTCGCCGGCGTGCTCTCCGCCTACGGCATGGGGCTGGCGGACGTGCGCGCCATGCGGGAACAGGCCATCGACCGGCGGCTGGACGCCCACACCCTGACCGAAGCGGCGGGTGTGCTCGACAGCTTGGCCGAGGCGGCGGCGAGCGAGATCGCGGCGCAGGGCGTCGCCACGGATCGGGTGCTGCGCCGCCTGCACGTGCGCTACGCGGGCACGGACGCCGCGCTGATCGTTCCCGAGGGCTCGCGCGAGGCCGTGGTCGAAGCCTTCGAGGCCGAGCACCGCCAGCGCTTCGGCTTCGTCATGCCCAGCAAGCCCATGGTGGTGGAGGCCGCCTCCGTCGAGGCCGTGGGCGAAACCGAGCAGGCGGAAGACCCCTGGGTCGAGGCGGACGCGCGCGTGGAGCCGCTCGGCGAACGCGCCCGCGTTTCCATGTACGCCGAGGGGCAGTGGCGCGAGACGCCGGTGTACGAGCGCGCCGACCTGCTGCCCGGCGACGCCCTGGACGGGCCGGCCATCGTCATCGAACCCACCTCCACCACCGTGGTGGAGCCGGGCTGGCGCGCCGAGCTGACCAACCGCAACCACCTCGTGCTCACGCGCACGCAGGCGAAGGACCGCGCCCACGCCGTCGGCACCGAAGCCGATCCGGTCATGCTGGAGGTCTTCAACAACCTCTTCATGTCCGTTGCGGAGCAGATGGGCGCGACGCTGGAGAACACGGCCTATTCCGTGAACATCAAGGAGCGCCTGGACTTCTCCTGCGCCGTCTTCGACCCCGACGGCAAGCTCGTCGCCAACGCGCCGCACATGCCCGTGCACCTGGGCTCGATGGGCGAGTCGGTGCGCACCATCATCCGCGAGACGCGGGACACGCTGGCGCCCGGCGACGTCTACATGCTCAACGCGCCCTACAACGGCGGCACGCACCTGCCGGACATCACCGTGGTGACGCCAGTGTTCGACGAGACGGGCGAGCGCGTCGTCTTCTACGTCGCCAGCCGCGGCCACCACGCCGACGTGGGCGGGATCACGCCGGGCTCCATGCCGCCGGATTCCACGCACGTCGACGAAGAGGGCGTGCTCATCGACACCTTCAGGCTGGTCGAGCAAGGCACCTTCCGCGAGGACGCGCTGCGTGAGCTGCTGGCGAGCGGGCGCTACCCGGCGCGCAATCCCACGCAGAACGTCGCCGACCTGCAGGCCCAGATCGCCGCCAATGAGAAGGGCGTGCGCGAGATCAACCGCATGATCGGCCACTTCTCGCTGGATGTGGTGCACGCCTACATGCGCCACGTTCAGGACAACGCCGAGGAGCAGGTGCGCCGCGTGCTCGACGTGCTGTCGGACGGCAGCTTCACCTATCCCATGGACAACGGGAGCCAGGTCGCCGTCGACATCACGATCGACAAGACGGCGCGCACCGCGCACCTGGACTTCTCGCGCTCCAGCCCGCAGCGCGACGACAACTTCAACGCCCCGGCGGCGGTGTCGCGGGCGGCCGTGCTCTACGTCTTCCGCACGCTGGTGGACGACGAGATCCCCATGAACGAGGGCTGCATGAAGCCGCTGGAGCTGGCGCTGCCCGAGGGATCGATGCTCAACCCCACGTACCCGCACGCCGTCGTGGCCGGGAACGTGGAGACCAGCCAGGTCGTGACCGACGCGCTCTACGGCGCGCTCGGGGTGATGGCGGGCTCGCAGGGGACGATGAACAACCTCACCTTCGGCAACGCCACCCACCAGTACTACGAGACGATCTGCGGCGGCTCCGGCGCCGGCCCCGACCACGACGGCACCAGCGCCGTGCACACCAACATGACCAACTCCCGCCTGACCGACCCCGAGGTGCTGGAGTGGCGTTACCCCGTGCGCGTCGAGGACTTCCACATCCGCCGCGGCTCCGGCGGGCGGGGGCATCATACGGGCGGCGACGGCGTGGAGCGGCGCCTGCGCTTCGACGAGGCCATGACGGCGGCGATCCTGTCGAACCATCGCACGGTTCCGCCCTTCGGGCTGAACGGGGGCGAGCCCGGCGCCTGCGGCGCGGCCTGGGTTGAGCGCGCCGACGGCACGCGCGAGGAGCTGGGGGCGACCGACCGCACCACGATGAACCGCGGCGACGTGCTCGTGGTTCAAACGCCGGGCGGCGGCGGCTACGGTTCCGCCACGGGGTGATGGTGGCCGGCTGATCGCGGCGCGGCACGCGGCGGCGCGCCGGGCCATTCTTCCGGTTGCGGCGCTGCGCACGAACGCCCCGTGCTGGTTGCAGCGGTGGCCGATTCGCGCTAGGTGTGGCCGCGCCCTGGCCGGTTGCCGGCGAATGGCCGCAGGGCCAACCCCGCGTATGCACGCAAAAAACGCATAAACTTTGGCTTGCTTCTCACTATCAGTTGATTTCATATGATCCGCGCGTGTATTGAGGGCCAGGAAGGCGTTCGATAAATTGTACGCAGCAACACCGGATATTTGTTGTTAAAACAATCTCTGGGATCGTCTCATGCCGTGTTGTGCCGCCGTCCGAACCAATCGTCGCCGGGCCGCCGGACGGGGGCTGGCCCTGGTGCTCGCCGCCGTGCTCGCGGCCGGCGTCGCAGGGCCGGTCCACGCCCAGACGACCAAGCCCAAGCACGTCCACCGGCTCGCCGAGACGATGCTGGCCGAGCTGGAGCTGCTGTACCGGGCGGATCTGCGGGACTTCGAGCTTCCCGAGGTGCCCGAGGTGTCGGGGCGCAAGCCCCGCCACGTGTTGATGGAGGTGCGGCGCGTTTACGAATCCACCCAACGCCTGCGCTACCTCAACGGCCTGGAGCGGCGGTCGCTTGATCCCGTGCCGGTGCGGCACGTGCGCCCGGCCGACGTGGGTGAGATGGCCGAGCGCACGCTCAAGCAGCTGCGCACGCTGCGCAAGGTCTACGGCATTGAGGCCGAGGTGGAGCGGCCTGCCCTGCGGGACGGCATCGTGCCCAGCGACGTCTACGTCGAGGTCCGCAAGGTGCAGGCGGCGCTGCGCGGGTTGGGCGTTCCGGCCATCGTCCCCAACGATGTCTACCGCCGCGCCCAGATGCTGGCGAACGAGCTGGACAAGCTCGCCGAGCACTTCGGCGTGCCCGGACGCCAGCCGGTCGAGGAGCCGTCCAGCGGAAAGACTCCCGCCCAGGTCTACAAGCGTGTGG from the Limimonas halophila genome contains:
- a CDS encoding hydantoinase B/oxoprolinase family protein — translated: MPGFESERAGGTGRWQIWVDRGGTFTDVVGRRPDGALVTHKLLSDNPEQYADAAIQGIRDLLGISQAEPIPAERIDAVKMGTTVATNALLERTGERTALVTTRGFRDALRIAYQNRPELFARHIVLPELLHEATVEVDERITADGTVVAEPDPEAVRAELEDLYAQGIRAVAVAFLHGYRHAEHERQVAEIARAVGFPQVSTSHDASPLMKLVSRGDTTVVDAYLSPILRRYVDQVAGELGDVRLMFMQSNGGLADARVFRGKDAILSGPAGGIVGAARTAQMAGFEKIISFDMGGTSTDVAHHAGELERAFETRIAGVRMRAPMLQIHTVAAGGGSILHFDGGRYRVGPDSAGANPGPASYRRGGPLTVTDANVMLGRVQPDFFPHVFGPDADQPLDADAVHRKFAELADEIARATGDTRGPAEVAEGFRRIAVANMANAIKQISIQRGHDVTGYTLTSFGGAGGQHACDIADTLGITRIFLHPFAGVLSAYGMGLADVRAMREQAIDRRLDAHTLTEAAGVLDSLAEAAASEIAAQGVATDRVLRRLHVRYAGTDAALIVPEGSREAVVEAFEAEHRQRFGFVMPSKPMVVEAASVEAVGETEQAEDPWVEADARVEPLGERARVSMYAEGQWRETPVYERADLLPGDALDGPAIVIEPTSTTVVEPGWRAELTNRNHLVLTRTQAKDRAHAVGTEADPVMLEVFNNLFMSVAEQMGATLENTAYSVNIKERLDFSCAVFDPDGKLVANAPHMPVHLGSMGESVRTIIRETRDTLAPGDVYMLNAPYNGGTHLPDITVVTPVFDETGERVVFYVASRGHHADVGGITPGSMPPDSTHVDEEGVLIDTFRLVEQGTFREDALRELLASGRYPARNPTQNVADLQAQIAANEKGVREINRMIGHFSLDVVHAYMRHVQDNAEEQVRRVLDVLSDGSFTYPMDNGSQVAVDITIDKTARTAHLDFSRSSPQRDDNFNAPAAVSRAAVLYVFRTLVDDEIPMNEGCMKPLELALPEGSMLNPTYPHAVVAGNVETSQVVTDALYGALGVMAGSQGTMNNLTFGNATHQYYETICGGSGAGPDHDGTSAVHTNMTNSRLTDPEVLEWRYPVRVEDFHIRRGSGGRGHHTGGDGVERRLRFDEAMTAAILSNHRTVPPFGLNGGEPGACGAAWVERADGTREELGATDRTTMNRGDVLVVQTPGGGGYGSATG